GCCAGGCGATCCCCACGTTGATGGTGCCGTCGCCGATCTGATCCAGGGGCCGCCTCAGCTCAAGGGCTCCGGCGGGAAAGTAGGCGGCGTGCCCGCCCACATCCATGCGGCGGTTGGCGCGGACCAGAACGCCGTAGGCCACGCCCAGGCGCCGCCGCCGGGTCTCTTCGTCGAAGCAGGCGATGGCGGCCAGTCCCAGCCGCACGCGGTGGTCCAAGGCCAGGCCCAGGGCGAGGGCGGGGGCCAGCTCGGCGCTGGGGGGGCGCGCCGTCTCCCCCGGCGCGGGCAGGGCGGCCGTGCCGGCCGGATGCCACTCCACGGGGTGGAGGGCCAGGGCGAGGCGGCGGCCACGCCAGGCCACGCGGCGCACGGTGCTAAGGGCGGGCAGGATCTCCGCCCAGTCCCAGTCCCCTTCGCTCTGGACGGGTCGGAAGGCGGGGGCGGCCAGGGCTTCCAGGTCCAGGTCGAAGCCGCCACGACGGGTGAGGGCGGCCAAGCCGGCCGGGTTGTAGAGGGCGGCCTCCGCCGCTCCCGTCGACGCGGCGAAACAGCCGCCCATGCCGCGCACCCGCACCCCGCCGCTCAATCCGCCCAGCCAGCCCACCTCCCCGGCGGCGGGTCGGGGGGCCGCCAGCGCAAGCAACAGGGCGCCCAAGGAGAGCCAGGTCCGGGCGCGCCGTCCACCGGGCCGGCTCATCCTCGTCTCCGGCGCCCCTGGACGACGGCCATGAGCGTGCCCCAGGTGAGCAGCAATAGACAGAGGCGCGGCAGGAGATCGCCCGCCCAGGTATAAAAGGTCTCGCCAGTGCGTAGCGGCACTTGCAGGGACAGTGTCCCGGCCACTCCCTTGGGCAGGACCTGGCTGACGCGACCATCCGGCGCCACGGCGCCACTGTAGCCGTTGTTGCCGGCCCGCACCAGCCAGCGACCCGTCTCCACGGCACGCAGGCGGGCCACGGCCAGGTGCTGGTCCAGCTCCCGGCTGGTGCCGAACCAGGCGTCATTGGTCTGGTTGGTGAGCAGCTCCGCCCCGCTCTTCACCATGTCCCGCGCCAGGGTGGCGAAGTTCCCCTCGAAACAGATGCTCCAGCCAAAGCGCAGGGTGTCGCCCGCCGCCAGGGGCAGGCGGCCCGCCGTGCGGCGCTTCCCGGGGGCGAATTCCGCCTGGCCCATGTTGATGCGTCCCAGGGCCGGGATCCAGCGCTGGCCGGGCACGCGCTCGCCGAAGGGGACGAGCTGCACCTTGTGGTAGGCCTCCCCGAGGCCGGCGGCCGTGACCAGGAAGCTGCCGTTGTAGGGTCTCTCTTCCCCCATGCCGTCCACTTCCTCGTCGCTGGCGCCGGCCAGCAGCGCCGTGCCGTGCTGCCGGCAGAAGTCCGCCAGTTGGGCGACCAGGCGCGGCCGGTGGCGCAGGCGGGTGGGAATGGCCGTCTCGGGCCAGATGACGAGGTCCGGGCGGGCGCCGGCGGCCAGGCCTTCGCGGGTCAGCTCCACGTGGCGCTCCACCGTGGCCGTCCACGGATTGCTCCATTTGGCCACGGGATCGATGTCCGCCTGCACCAGCAGCACCTCCACCACCCGCCCTGTGTCCCGCGTGTCGCCGCGACCCAGCCAGCCCAGGAGCGGGATGGCCAGCAGCCAGAGGGCCGCCCCGATCCAGAGCGGCCTCCGCCGCCCGATGGGCCGCCATAGGCGCAGCAGGAGAACGGCGCCCAGCAGCAGGGCAAGGGTCATGGCATGCATCCCGCCCAGGGCGGCGAGGGGCCGCAGGAGGGGGTTGTCCACCTGGGTGGCTCCCAGCAGGGCCCAGGGAAAGCCCATCTCGGTGCCTTCCACCAGCCAGTCCAGGCTGACCACGAGAGGTGGAAGCAGCCACAGGGCGACGGGACCAAGGCGGCGGCGCAGCCAGGCATGCCCGGCGCCGGCCAGACCCCAGAGAAAGGCCAGCCACGTCACGGCGCCGGCGGCGCTGAGGGCCGCCAGCAGCGGTGGTGGATCGCTGTTCAGCCCGATCCACGAGACGACGACGAGATGATAGGCGAGGCCGGCGAGAAAGGCGGCGCCGAAGGCCCGGCCCCGATCCAGCTCCCGTAGAAGCAGGGCCAGCGCGGGAAAGGCAAGGGGCCAGAGGGGGGAGGGCGGAAAGGAGAAGCCCGCCAGCAGGCCGGCCAGGAGGGGAACCCCGGCGCGCCGGAGGAAAGGTCCGCCCTTCGGGACGTGGTCGCCGCTCATGGACGATCCCCTCCGCCGTCCTCCGCCGCTTGTCCGGCGTGATGATCCAGGTAATCCTGCAGCAACACCGCCGCGGCGCCGCGGTCCCGCTCCCCCTCCCGTCGCCGGCGCCGGACTTGGACGGGGGTGGCGGCGCCCCGCCGCCCGGAGGCCTGGCGCATCAGCTCATCCGCCCGCAGACTGCTGCCGCCTTCGTCCCACAGCACCACTTCGAGCCCCAGGCCGCGCAGCACCTCGGCGAAATGCAGGATGGCCCCATCCAGGGTGCCGGGCTCGCCGCGGCTGCGCAGCGGCCTCCCCAGCACCACGCGCCGCACCCCATGCTCGGCGGCCAGGACCCGCAGGCGCTCCACCAGGCCGGCACGGGCGTCCAGCGTGAGCAGGGGCCGCGCCAGCTGCCCGGATTCGTCGCTGAGGGCGACCCCCACCCGCACCGTGCCGTAGTCCAGGCCCAGCACCCGGCTCATGGGCCGTCCTCCGGACTGTCCCAGAGGCTGTCGCCCGGGCTGTCCGCCTCCGGCAGGAATCGCAAGCGTTCCATCCAACCCTCGTAGGCGGCCAGTGCCGCCTGGTCCTCCGGCGCCTGCTGCCAGGAGAAGCCGTAGCACCAGGACCCCACGAGATAGGCGCGGACATCGAAGAGCAGAACCAGGGTGGAATCGAAATCGGGGAATGGCCGCACCACCTGGCGCAGCCCCAGCCCGGTGGCGTTGACCGCCGTCACGGGGAAGGGGTCGCCGCGGTCCAGCAGTTCGACCTGTTCGCCCAGGTCGATCTCCTCCTCGAGGAACTCCTCCAGGGAAAGGCCCAGGGCCCGCCGCCGCACCACCAGCCGGGGGTCGTCGGGCTCGTCGCTGCGCAGGAAGTAGAGGGTGCCCTCTCCATTGGGACGCAGCCCCCCCGAGAGGATGAACTCCGGCCCCAGGGGCAGGTGAAAGCCCATGGGCCAGTCATTGCTTCGCTCTTCTTTGCGTGTGCAGCCGCCCGTCAGCAAGGCCGCCAGGAGCAGGCCCGCCGCGGACAGGACAGCGATCCGGAAGCGGAGCTTGATGGAAGGATCCGGCACGGGACACCTCATGAAAAGGCCGGCATCCCGGATGCCGGCCCTGGAAATCGGCTCATGCCCGGCTGCTAGAACAGCGTGCGAAAGTAGCGAACCATGTGAATCACATCTATTGCCTTAAACCAGATTCTTGTACCATATATACGACAATTATAATTCTTTCTCCGACTCTACAAGGCTTAATATTATAACTAGAATCGCCTGCATAACCATAATAATCGCCAGGGCTGATGCCTCCAGATGCATCTAAATCAATCCATGCCTCACAATAATAGTCTACTCCACTATTAAGACCAGACAAATCGAAACGTGTTGATTGAAACTCTTCTCTGCACATTGAAGAAGAAATTATTGTTCCATCTATTCCCGACATATACGGCTTAGCGCGAACCACCGCGCCACTAAGATCTATGTTTTCATCAGAAACAACAACTCCTTCAATAGATTTGATCGCAAAGGTTTTTGAAACTGCAATGTTACACTCGCTTGCTATATCAAAGTTATTGGCAACCAAAGAGATAAATCCTGTAGTTGCGTTAGAAGGGCAAGCGAATCTATAAATACCGCCTGAAATGTTTTCATAGACCAGATTTGTAACGATATCAATATCGAATCTTGGATCGAAATCGCCATTTGTCGCAGATACCGCGAGAGACCAGACATTTAAATAAAACTCACCATTTACGGCATATGATTCATCCAAGCCATCCAATGGATTTGAAACTACGCTCATAGTAAGATCGAAGTCGACCGACTCCACCTCTATCGTTACACTGAACTCCCTAATCATTCCTCCATCATTGAGACGACAAGGAATTGAGTAGGTTCCAGGAACGAGACATGTAACATCAATGTGATTTGAGTTACGTACGGATACAGCGCCAACAAGTGCGCTCGGTAGGTTATAGGTGCTAAGTTGCAGATTCGTCTGTCGGTCATCATTATATGAGATGAAGACAGATCCGTTCTGTCCAACACTGAATTTGGCTGGCGCTTTCGTGATCGCATTTACTTCTGCAAGGCGGTTCGAATGCAATTCAGGACCTAAAATAGGGCCAAAAATGCTATCGTCCTTCTCACATGATAGCAACACTACCGTGCCTGCGAGAGCAGTCATCAAATGCAAGACCTTCGTCTTCATGAGTGGCTCCTAAAGCAAAGAATTAAACTCTTTAACAATGCCTATGCTGAAGGCAATGCTGTTTGTTATGGGGCCCTCGTGGACAATCTTAGCGCCGCTCCCTTTGACACCCATAATTCTACCCAATCCCACATCAATGCGTGGAGTAATCGCCACAGTTTCTCCAATATCAAATAGATAGCCCAAGCCAAAGTTGAAGCTAACACCACTTCTAACTTTTTCAAAAGACTGCGGTTCGTCAAATTGCTTGTTAGGCGTTACAATTATTCCATCCCTACTTACTCGATAAACATCTCGAACCGAAGATGTATAATCATAAACGATTGTAGACACGCTTGCGCCCAAGTCAACGTACAAATTCTCGTGACGCATGAAGTCGTACGGAAAGATCCAAGACGATAATCTGAAAACTAATCCAACATCATGCTGACGAGTATATCCAGTATGTTTGACTTGTCTGGTCCATCCTAGTTGATCGGGATCTAAATCATTGACATCTAAAATCTCTCCATCGTCTTCTGCCGTACTTTGATAAACATATTTAATGAACACATCAAAGTTCTTCTCTCTCCCGCTAAACCTATGACCAAACAACAAGTTGGCGTTGATTGAATTTGAGAAATCACCTAAAAATGGAAAAACACCACTATTATAACCAAAGTGATCGAAGTTATTGTCTTTGAATATCTCGCTGTTAAAGCGATGCGCTCCGCCAATGCCAATCTCAAAGATATCCATGGGCTTCTCCACAGCAAAAGCACTAGTCGTGCAGAGCGCCACTGCGATCCACCGCTTAAGCATAGACCCTCCGTATTGGAACAACGCTTCCGTAGGTCAAGCCCACGGTGACTCAACTCGTCATGAGGCAGTAGGACCCGCAAAGATCACACCAGTTCAGCCCGATGCGTTGAGTACAAAGTGGCGAGAGAATTGGGCAAATGCAATGCACTCTTTATTCCATTTTCCTTACCGATATTGTCATTCGCAAAGCACGCGAATCATAAATACGAATACTTATTGAGTTGTTCTGTGCGCCACACAAGGTGTAAGAGTCTCCTCCGCTTTGGGTTGTTCTCCAAACATTCACTCAGCGACCAAGCTGCTGAGCCGTTCAAGCTCCAGGAGAAGGGCCGCTTCGAAGGAGGGGGCGCCGGCCCAGGACAGCGTGTCGCCACGGGCAAGGGCCATGGCGTCGTCCACGGTCCGGCAGCGGGCCAGGCAGCTGTCAAAGCGCTGCGAGTAGAAGAAAACCTGGGCGAGGAGGATCTGCGCATCGCGCCAGTCCACCGTCGTCTCGCGGCTGAAGCGCCAGGTGGGATCGGCCTGCAGGGCGCCGCGGCCCCGACTGATGATGGTCTCGACGGCGCCGCCCGCGTCGCGCAGGGCGAAAAGCTCGCCCATGCGGGAGTCGATCCAGCCGGCGTCGCCGATCAGGCTGCTCTGGAAGGCCTGGCGGGCCCCAGCCGGATCCAGCAGGCGCAAACGGCTCCAGCCCAGCCCGCCATAACTCTCGGGCAGCGCCACATCCTCCAGGGCCAGGTCCTGGAAGAGCTGGGCGGCCTGCTCGAACTGGCGCAGACGGTAGAGGCGCCAGGCGTTGGCCAGGCTGTCATGCCCGTCCCCATCCTCCCCTCCGGTGATGCCGCAGGAAAGGACCGCCACCGCCGGCAACACCGGCAGAAGCCACCTCAGCCCAGCTTTCATGCCGACCATCCTGTCTTCAACTGCCTCCGCCCCGGCGTCTTCGTCATCATCGTACCAGCATCAGCTTCTGCACGGCCTGGCGCTCCCCTTGCCGCAGTCGGGCGAAGTAGACGCCGCTGGCCGCGGGCAGGCCGTCCCCGTCCAGGCCATCCCAGCGCACGGAGTGGGCGCCCGCCTCAAGGGAAGCGCTCCACAGGGTGCGCACCCGCCGCCCGGCCAGGTCCACGATCTCCAGACGCGCCGGGCCGCTGCGGTCCGTCTCCAGCCGCAGCAGGGTGGCCGGATTGAAGGGATTGGGCACGGCCGGCGCCAGGCTGAGGCCCGCCGGACGCAGGGCCACCCCGTCGCCCGCCGGACGCAGGCGATCCCCCGGCTGGACCTCGGCGGCCCGACCCTCGGCCGGCAGCGCTTCCCACCCCGCCGACCCCAGCCGTTCCAGCCCATCCGCCGCCGTCGCCCGTGCCCGTCCTTCCAAGGGGCCAATCAGAGTCCAGCGCCGCTCCGCCGTCCCGCTCTCCTCGCGGATCGCCCAGCCGCCGTTGCTCAGGCCGGAACACCAGTGGAGGGCCATTCGGCCGTCCGGGGAAGGCAGCTGATCGCCGGGGCCGCCCAGCACGCCGCCGCCCAGCACCAGCGAGTCCACCCCCAGGTTGCCCGCCACCTGGGGGAAGCCGGGCAGATCGCGCCCCTCGATGCGCCATGTCTCCACCCCCTGGGGCATGGGCAGGTCGGCGCGGAAGAGGCGGACGATAGGATTGGCCACCACCAGCTCCGCCAGGGCCAGGCTATGGCCGTCGCCCACGCGCCGGGCGGTCACGCTGCGCAAGGCCTCGTTGCTCATCACCACCAGGTCGAGCTGGCGCGCCTCGCCCGGATTGGCCAGGACGGCGCTTTCGAGCAAGGGGGGCCGGTTCTCCAACATGGTCAGGGTGATCCACTCCAGATCGGTGTTCTGGGCCATGTCCTGGGCCAGGGCCCCGATCCGCACTGTGCCGGTGGTGAGGGAGTCCGTGTGGATGAGGGCGCGGTCGAGCTGGGGCAACCAGACGGTGCGCACGGGGGAGTCGGGCGGATCGATGAAGGTCCAGACGATGCGGTCGCCCGGATCCGGATCATAGACCCAGTTGGTCAGGTTGCGCAGGGTGTCGGTCTGGCCAGCGATGACGAAGCGGGGGGCGAAGGCGCTGACAATGGGCGGGTTGCCTTCCGTCACATGGACGACCAGTCCGCCCGAGGCCGAGCGCTGGTCGGGATCGGTCACGGTGAGGGCGAGGGTCTCCGTGCCGGAGTTGAAACCGCTCGTGAGGAAGACCTTGCGGTCGGAGGGGCGGATGGTGCCCTGCACCAGGTTGCCCGGCGCCAGGGTCCAGCTCAACTGCGCGGGGGTGTGGTCGTAGTCGTAGACGAAGCGGTCGAGGACGATGGAGGAGTCCACCGCGTCCACCCGCATCCACACCTCGTCCAGTGGAAAAATGACAGGGCGCCCCGAGGGATCGATCACGGCCAGGCTGCCCGCGTCCTCCCCCCAGTGGCCCTGGGGGTCCGTCGCCCGGTACCAGGACACATCGATGGCGCCCGGCGTGAGCGGCGCCGTGTACACC
The sequence above is drawn from the bacterium genome and encodes:
- the lnt gene encoding apolipoprotein N-acyltransferase produces the protein MSGDHVPKGGPFLRRAGVPLLAGLLAGFSFPPSPLWPLAFPALALLLRELDRGRAFGAAFLAGLAYHLVVVSWIGLNSDPPPLLAALSAAGAVTWLAFLWGLAGAGHAWLRRRLGPVALWLLPPLVVSLDWLVEGTEMGFPWALLGATQVDNPLLRPLAALGGMHAMTLALLLGAVLLLRLWRPIGRRRPLWIGAALWLLAIPLLGWLGRGDTRDTGRVVEVLLVQADIDPVAKWSNPWTATVERHVELTREGLAAGARPDLVIWPETAIPTRLRHRPRLVAQLADFCRQHGTALLAGASDEEVDGMGEERPYNGSFLVTAAGLGEAYHKVQLVPFGERVPGQRWIPALGRINMGQAEFAPGKRRTAGRLPLAAGDTLRFGWSICFEGNFATLARDMVKSGAELLTNQTNDAWFGTSRELDQHLAVARLRAVETGRWLVRAGNNGYSGAVAPDGRVSQVLPKGVAGTLSLQVPLRTGETFYTWAGDLLPRLCLLLLTWGTLMAVVQGRRRRG
- the ruvX gene encoding Holliday junction resolvase RuvX, whose product is MSRVLGLDYGTVRVGVALSDESGQLARPLLTLDARAGLVERLRVLAAEHGVRRVVLGRPLRSRGEPGTLDGAILHFAEVLRGLGLEVVLWDEGGSSLRADELMRQASGRRGAATPVQVRRRRREGERDRGAAAVLLQDYLDHHAGQAAEDGGGDRP